A segment of the Psilocybe cubensis strain MGC-MH-2018 chromosome 5, whole genome shotgun sequence genome:
GAGTTGTGCCTCCACACCAAGATGATATGAGTCTCTCTATTGGCTTAAGAGAAAAAGGTGTATATATTACAAGTTCATTAACTATTGAATTTTAGGCAATATCAGTACCACtgacagacagacagacaaGATAATATAGAAATCAATTTCTCAGGGTCCTCCCCTTAGAGGCGCTaatacaaaacaaaaaaatagaaatcAATGAGACATGATCTTTTAACACTTCTATATTATTTTATCGAGCGAGACTTGTGGTACACAAATACTTCCTTACAGTCAGGACTTGTAACTGATTTAAGTATGAAGGTGTAGCAAGTGGTTACAACGGTCAGTTATAGCACATGTTCAATGTCTTTCCTCGCAAAAGCATAATTTTACTTTAAAAAAACAACCTGAAAGGTTGGCTTGTAAATCAGTTCCACCTCCCACTTGAAGGGGGGTTGATGAGGTGTTGGGAAGTGTCCATGGCCAGCGTGCTGTTTTTCCAGTAAACGAGATGCCCTCATAGGGAGAGCAGCACGTCGCTTATGAGATGCTATTTATAGCCGGGCGCTTTCCAACTATGTTCGACATTTTCTGAATATCCTGCTCCAGATCAGAGGCAGAAGTCAAAAAGTAAGGTATAATTGGCCCGTCGTTCTCGGTAGAAGCAATACAGGAGGTTCAGAGGATGTAATAAAAGTGGCGCACAAAAGGCATGATGGACCATAGCTTCACCCACCTGATTTAATGCTTCTGCCGCAACAGTCTAGGAAGACACTCTTGAGAGATAGAGCGGTGAACGTTCGCTCTTGCCATGCTTCTCAGAAGCTGACGGGGAGGTTCATCACTCTGTTTGGCGTTGAATGAATGGTAACAGATAGAATCCTTCGGAGCTAAACTCTGCTTGTTTACATTTACAAAGTTCCACAATGTAGTGCCTTTTATTTTGAACTCTTCAGTTGTTCTGAGATCTTTAATATTTGACTGCTGCAGCAACCTGCAACATCATTCCACAAGATGAGTCGACTCGGACCAAAACGCTTGGCTTCAATTTGTTACTCATATTGATCTATACTACCACCAATACTTACCATTCTTATCCTTCTTGGCTTCTTGGACCCAATTCACAAAACTGGATCACAAACGTTCGAGCTTTGTATGCAATTGCATGACCCATCCTTGAGCCATCCGCCGATTTAACAGGggcttcttcatccataAAAGGAAATATGCCAAGACGGCTAGACCCaggcttttctttttggcaaATCCACTACTACGGCGAGGTCGTCTTTATTTCCCCGTTTTTACGTGCGTCGTTGAATGGCTGTTAAGCAATATACCTGAATACACCGATACAAGACTGGAGTCTatacctcttcttcctctttctcgtCAGAATCTCGGCAGAAGTACAACTCTTGTACCCGCAGCATTCGTTATGAAGTTCAGGTATGGGGTTTCCTAAGCATTTTGAAGTTTGCGAGGACACGTTGCTCATGGACATCTCAGTTCTTCGCTCAAGTTCAATGCGGTATCTGATTGGTGGGATGAATACATCGCGTATGTTGTCTTCTTATTGTTCAGACGAGCACATTCCGATACATTTTAATCACCTCAGGTACGACGCGCTGAAGAAATACATCTACCAGTTGGAGAAACAACAAAGTGGAAGAGATCTTTCTCTTTCACGAGACTTGGAATCGAATGAACGAAGTGCACTTCTCAACGAAGCCGATGCAACGGAGACGGATGGAATGTTCATACCTCTACTCGACCGGGAGCTCCGGAAGATCGTTGCATTCTATGAGCAACAGTCGAAGGAACTTCTGGACGACCTCGAGGATCTGGAAAAGGATGTTATCTTGCAGGACGAGATAGGGCTCCAAGGAGGAGAGCACTACGATGATTACGAGGAGTACGACGAGGatgacaacgacaacgataGTATATCAGCTTCGCGCAGTCCAGACGGCAGGCGGACCTCGACGTCTCGACCACGCAAATTGAGTGCTGCAGGAAGACTTCGGGTTCCCCAAGGTATGACTTCGCGTTTCTGTGAACTCGTTTTTATGCCTAACACGTCATAGCGGGACCGAGCGGTTCTCCAGAGATACAACGTCGACAAAGCTTGTCTTCATTTGAAGATATGGAGGATAGCTACCTGTCTTCCCGGCATGGGAAAGGACCGAAAGGCACAGTTGCCAAACTTGCCAACAAGCTTAAAGACAGTTTCGTGTCATCTTCCTCGACCACGGACCCTACCATCTGGACAGCTCGAACAGACTACGCCTACGATACCCGTTTGCTTTACAAACGACGCATCACCAATTTGTACATCTCTTTCACTAATCTCAAATCATACGTCGAAGTCAACTATTCGGGCTTCCGTAAAATCATTAAAAagtgcgcatatatctaCTGTGTGCCCTGACAACTCAcgtatattttttgtgtaGATATGACAAAGTCACTTTTTCAGAGCTGAAAGACCGATACCTGCATACCGTTGTTGAAATTTCCGAGCCGTTTACCCAAGCTTCAAAAGACAAGATCAATGATGCCCTTAATCGCCTTCTCGAATTATATACCAAATGTGTTGCACGCGGCGACAAAGCGACTGCTCGCCAGCAATTGAGATTGCACCAGCGTGAAAACATCGCCTGGGAACGTGATACTGTGTGGAGACAAATGATAGGAAGGGAGAGGCGAGGTGAGGGTGCAGCGGATGATGCAGCTGGTGCAACCTTGTTGCATGAACCAGAGAAAGCCATCGTGGATATTCCGACCCCTGTTGGAATGTTCAAAATTACGAAACGCAGGATTCTCAAGCTTTTGGCTGTCGCTGTTTTGGTTATCATGCTGAATGTTCAAGTCGTCGATGGATTGGAAGCCAACAGGTGCTTGGCCATTCTCTCGTTTTGCACTGTACTCTGGGCAACAGAGGTACGCACGTCGCCCGCTTCTCATGTTTCGGAACTGAACAATTGTCATAGGCTATACCTCTTTTTGTTACTTCGATGTTTGTTCCACTTCTTTTGGTCT
Coding sequences within it:
- a CDS encoding putative transporter C3B8.04c, which encodes MKFSSSLKFNAVSDWWDEYIAYDALKKYIYQLEKQQSGRDLSLSRDLESNERSALLNEADATETDGMFIPLLDRELRKIVAFYEQQSKELLDDLEDLEKDVILQDEIGLQGGEHYDDYEEYDEDDNDNDSISASRSPDGRRTSTSRPRKLSAAGRLRVPQAGPSGSPEIQRRQSLSSFEDMEDSYLSSRHGKGPKGTVAKLANKLKDSFVSSSSTTDPTIWTARTDYAYDTRLLYKRRITNLYISFTNLKSYVEVNYSGFRKIIKKYDKVTFSELKDRYLHTVVEISEPFTQASKDKINDALNRLLELYTKCVARGDKATARQQLRLHQRENIAWERDTVWRQMIGRERRGEGAADDAAGATLLHEPEKAIVDIPTPVGMFKITKRRILKLLAVAVLVIMLNVQVVDGLEANRCLAILSFCTVLWATEAIPLFVTSMFVPLLLVLLRVIRDADGVQLSPPEATKYVFSIMFSPTIMLLIGGFTISSALSKTNIDRVLITRVLSLAGTRPSTVLLTFMGVSCFASMWISNVAAPTLCFTLIRLAIALAANVGGQSSPISSPQNLIALDAMDPKVDWATWFAVALPVSAVSILLIWWLLLVSYKPARSPDGDGYIEIKVIRPTREPFTWKQYWVTFVCLFTIALWCVAHKIEELVGDMGVIAIIPVVAFFSTGVLKKDDFDNFMWTIVFLAMGGIALGKGVMSSGLLEIMDVIIRDLVDGLSLYKVVLILSPIVLIISTFISHTIASVLLVPIAKTVGKNLPGDQSNLLIFITGLICSTGMGMPVSGFPNQTAATQEDELGDLYLTNVDFLKNGVPASIIATFRNVHTRSRARHRPA